One Solea senegalensis isolate Sse05_10M linkage group LG21, IFAPA_SoseM_1, whole genome shotgun sequence DNA segment encodes these proteins:
- the LOC122758433 gene encoding tumor necrosis factor ligand superfamily member 13B-like isoform X2, with protein MILSMAVLTGVKSGAGQRTRKGSLSWPVSLLMLAAVTSSSLSALSLYQLMALRAEVEELKSEVLRKRQEGQEVKRGAQPENIRSSSQEILHQPEAPYGSSHMRRKRMVAATETRVFQPCLQLLADDDRTTFAKGIPWQTGLRRGSAMEADGDSILVKEEGFFFVYSQVYYMDKIFAMGHVVIRRKRNVVGDEPQYVILFRCVQNMNPDYPFNTCYTGGIVKLEVGDHLEILIPRPTANVSLDGEATFLGAVKLA; from the exons ATGATCCTTTCGATGGCAGTTTTGACAGGTGTGAAGTCCGGGGCTGGACAGAGGACGCGTAAAGGGAGTCTGTCGTGGCCCGTTTCCCTCCTGATGCTGGCTGCCGTCACATCGTCCTCTCTTTCAGCCTTGTCCCTGTACCAGCTGATGGCTCTCAGAGCTGAGGTAGAGGAACTCAAATCAGAGGTCCTTCGTAAGAGACAAGAGGGTCAAGAGGTCAAGCGTGGAGCGCAG CCTGAGAATATAAGGAGTAGCAGCCAAGAAATCCTACATCAACCTGAGGCTCCGTATGGTTCCTCCCACATGAGAAGGAAGAGAATGGTGGCTGCAACAGAGACACGAG TTTTTCAGCCTTGTCTACAGCTGTTGGCGGACGATGACAGGACAACCTTCGCAAAAG GTATCCCGTGGCAGACTGGACTGAGGAGGGGCTCTGCCATGGAGGCAGACGGTGACAGCATCCTGGTTAAAGAGGAGGGCTTCTTCTTTGTGTACAGTCAG GTCTATTACATGGACAAAATTTTTGCAATGGGACACGTGGTGATCCGGAGGAAGAGGAATGTGGTGGGTGACGAGCCTCAGTATGTGATCCTGTTCCGCTGCGTCCAGAACATGAATCCTGACTACCCTTTCAACACCTGCTACACAGGAG GTATTGTGAAACTGGAGGTTGGCGACCACTTGGAGATTCTGATCCCCCGTCCCACAGCCAATGTGTCCCTGGATGGAGAAGCCACCTTTCTGGGTGCCGTCAAATTGGCTTAA
- the abhd13 gene encoding protein ABHD13 encodes MEKSWRLWGVMERCTLALVSWSWGACRVSLLALILTFHLYGGFFLLALILASVAGILYKFQDVLLYFPDQPSSSRLYVPMPTGIPHENLYIRTKDGVKLNLILLRYTGGDSASGVTPSNQSSPTSSAPPTILYFHGNAGNIGHRVPNALLMLVNLKANIVLVDYRGYGKSEGEPNEDGLYLDAEATLDYVMTRPDLDKTKVVLFGRSLGGAVAVRLASVNPHRVAAIIVENTFLSIPHMAATLFSFLPMRLLPLWCYRNQFLSYRHVALCRMPSLFVSGLSDQLIPPVMMKQLYELSPARTKRLAIFPEGTHNDTWQCQGYFAALEQFVKDLLKSHAHEESTQPSASVTII; translated from the coding sequence ATGGAGAAGTCCTGGAGGCTGTGGGGAGTGATGGAGCGCTGTACTCTGGCTCTGGTCTCCTGGTCCTGGGGTGCCTGTCGAGTCTCCCTTTTGGCTCTCATTCTCACCTTCCACCTGTATGGAGGATTTTTTCTCCTTGCTCTCATCCTAGCCTCTGTGGCAGGCATCCTCTACAAATTTCAGGATGTGCTCCTCTACTTCCCTGACCAGCCCTCATCCTCTCGTCTGTATGTTCCCATGCCCACCGGGATCCCACATGAGAACTTGTACATCCGCACTAAAGACGGCGTAAAGCTCAACCTCATCCTTCTTCGTTACACGGGAGGTGATTCGGCCTCAGGAGTCACCCCCAGCAATCAGAGCAGCCCAACATCTTCAGCTCCACCTACAATTCTTTATTTCCATGGCAATGCAGGTAATATAGGCCACAGAGTCCCAAATGCCCTGCTCATGCTGGTCAATCTAAAAGCCAACATAGTGCTGGTGGACTATCGTGGTTATGGAAAGAGCGAGGGTGAGCCCAATGAGGATGGGTTGTACCTGGATGCAGAGGCTACACTGGACTACGTCATGACCCGTCCTGACCTCGACAAGACGAAGGTGGTACTCTTTGGTCGCTCACTGGGAGGAGCTGTGGCTGTGCGCTTGGCATCAGTCAACCCTCACCGGGTAGCAGCCATTATTGTTGAAAACACTTTCCTCAGCATTCctcacatggcagcaacactCTTCTCCTTCTTACCCATGCGCTTGCTGCCTTTGTGGTGCTATAGAAATCAGTTCCTTTCTTATCGGCACGTGGCGCTGTGCCGCATGCCCTCGCTGTTCGTGTCTGGTCTGTCAGACCAGCTTATCCCACCAGTCATGATGAAACAACTGTATGAGCTGTCTCCTGCTCGGACTAAACGCTTGGCAATCTTTCCAGAGGGAACACACAATGACACTTGGCAGTGTCAGGGTTACTTTGCTGCTTTGGAGCAATTCGTAAAAGACTTGCTGAAGAGCCATGCCCACGAGGAGAGCACTCAACCCTCAGCCAGTGTCACCATCATCTGA
- the LOC122758433 gene encoding tumor necrosis factor ligand superfamily member 13B-like isoform X1, translated as MILSMAVLTGVKSGAGQRTRKGSLSWPVSLLMLAAVTSSSLSALSLYQLMALRAEVEELKSEVLRKRQEGQEVKRGAQPENIRSSSQEILHQPEAPYGSSHMRRKRMVAATETRVFQPCLQLLADDDRTTFAKEFDLEPHTGIPWQTGLRRGSAMEADGDSILVKEEGFFFVYSQVYYMDKIFAMGHVVIRRKRNVVGDEPQYVILFRCVQNMNPDYPFNTCYTGGIVKLEVGDHLEILIPRPTANVSLDGEATFLGAVKLA; from the exons ATGATCCTTTCGATGGCAGTTTTGACAGGTGTGAAGTCCGGGGCTGGACAGAGGACGCGTAAAGGGAGTCTGTCGTGGCCCGTTTCCCTCCTGATGCTGGCTGCCGTCACATCGTCCTCTCTTTCAGCCTTGTCCCTGTACCAGCTGATGGCTCTCAGAGCTGAGGTAGAGGAACTCAAATCAGAGGTCCTTCGTAAGAGACAAGAGGGTCAAGAGGTCAAGCGTGGAGCGCAG CCTGAGAATATAAGGAGTAGCAGCCAAGAAATCCTACATCAACCTGAGGCTCCGTATGGTTCCTCCCACATGAGAAGGAAGAGAATGGTGGCTGCAACAGAGACACGAG TTTTTCAGCCTTGTCTACAGCTGTTGGCGGACGATGACAGGACAACCTTCGCAAAAG AATTTGACTTGGAGCCGCACACAGGTATCCCGTGGCAGACTGGACTGAGGAGGGGCTCTGCCATGGAGGCAGACGGTGACAGCATCCTGGTTAAAGAGGAGGGCTTCTTCTTTGTGTACAGTCAG GTCTATTACATGGACAAAATTTTTGCAATGGGACACGTGGTGATCCGGAGGAAGAGGAATGTGGTGGGTGACGAGCCTCAGTATGTGATCCTGTTCCGCTGCGTCCAGAACATGAATCCTGACTACCCTTTCAACACCTGCTACACAGGAG GTATTGTGAAACTGGAGGTTGGCGACCACTTGGAGATTCTGATCCCCCGTCCCACAGCCAATGTGTCCCTGGATGGAGAAGCCACCTTTCTGGGTGCCGTCAAATTGGCTTAA